A window of Tripterygium wilfordii isolate XIE 37 chromosome 7, ASM1340144v1, whole genome shotgun sequence contains these coding sequences:
- the LOC120002685 gene encoding protein BIG GRAIN 1-like E: MSTKGIQDQPSKLYNKKSSFHGRNGSDELDVFEAARYFSGYNEAHQQVYNVTTTNYTQRSMRGGRISLDVPMMARKSLPQDPNYKIDVHQKQQQDKKYKQPSSPGGRLASFLNSLFNQTGSKKKKKSSKSATQSMKDEDDQSPNSMRRRRRSSISHFRSSNATSADTKSLYSSSSSGFRTPPANYAQTPIKSLRSFFDHKQLVVPSQVCVRPTIGKLINHDHHQLHRRSQDLYENKVKFSNGSTEQKEQLRKLDDVGDDGAESDSSSDLFELENFDLGFYSSGLPVYETTHIDTIKRSAPPITTGAVRA; encoded by the coding sequence ATGTCCACCAAAGGAATTCAAGACCAACCCTCCAAATTATACAACAAGAAGTCCTCCTTCCATGGTAGAAATGGTTCTGATGAGCTTGATGTGTTTGAGGCTGCAAGGTACTTCTCTGGTTACAATGAAGCTCATCAACAAGTCTACAATGTCACAACAACTAATTACACTCAGAGGAGCATGAGAGGAGGAAGAATAAGCTTAGATGTACCAATGATGGCTAGAAAGTCTCTCCCACAAGACCCTAATTACAAGATTGATGTTCATCAAAAGCAGCAGCAAGACAAGAAATACAAGCAACCAAGCTCACCAGGAGGCAGGCTTGCTAGTTTCTTGAACTCTCTATTTAACCAAACTGGgtctaagaagaagaagaaatcatcaAAGTCAGCCACACAATCCATGAAAGACGAAGATGATCAAAGTCCCAATAgtatgaggaggaggaggaggagcagcaTTAGCCATTTTCGAAGCTCGAATGCGACATCAGCTGATACAAAGTCCCTGTATTCTTCTTCAAGCTCTGGTTTCAGGACTCCCCCTGCTAACTATGCACAAACACCCATCAAGAGCTTAAGAAGCTTCTTTGATCACAAGCAACTAGTTGTGCCTTCTCAAGTGTGTGTAAGACCCACAATTGGGAAATTGATCAACCATGATCATCATCAACTTCACAGGAGGAGCCAAGATTTGTATGAGAATAAGGTAAAATTCAGCAATGGATCTACAGAGCAGAAGGAGCAGTTGAGGAAGTTGGATGATGTGGGAGATGATGGAGCAGAGAGTGATTCAAGCTCTGATTTGTTTGAATTGGAAAACTTTGATTTGGGTTTCTACTCAAGTGGACTACCAGTGTATGAGACTACTCATATTGACACCATCAAGAGATCAGCACCACCAATCACCACTGGCGCTGTACGAGCTTGA